The DNA sequence CCTACCTTCTTTTCAGATATATGATAATCCCATTTTTCTCCAGTTTCTATTTCTAACTCTTTTTTTACTTTTTTTATACCAGTTTCATTCATCACCTCTTCCAAACCAATTAAATCAAATAAAGATATTACTTTTGCAAATTTTTTATAATTTTTTGATTTCCAGCCTAAATGTAAAGAGTTAAATGAAGATATAACTCCTATATCATTAGAAAAAGTAAATATTTCAATTACCATATATATAATTATAATTTTAAGCTTCATATTTTTTACCAACTTTTTTTATATATTTTTTTCATCTTTTTTTATCTGTTTTTTTTATAGGAATTTTTAAAATAAATTCCATAAATTCTCCATATTCTGAATTTATATCTATATCACACATATATTTATCTAAAATCATTTTTGTATTATGTAACCCAAATCCATTTCCTTTTCCAGCTTTTTTCTTTGTAGAAAATCCAAATGTAAACAGTTTATCTTTGTCCTCTTTTTTTATACCTAATCCATTATCTTTTAATTTTACAATAATATTATCATTTTCGAAATAAGTTGTTATCGTTATTTCCCCATTTTCTATTCCTTTTTCTTCAATTGACTCATAAGAATTTTTTATAAAATTGCTATATATTTGAATCAATTGCCCTTTGTCACTTAATAGATCAGGAACATCTCCTTTATTAAATTTTATTTTTATTTTCCTTTTTTCAATAGATGACTCATAAAGCTCTAAAACTTCATCTAATATTTCATTCATATTATTATAATCTTCTGTTCCTAATTCTCCAATAAAATTTTGTTGAAGATGTATTATATCTTTTAAATGATTTATTTTTTTGTATAAAAACTTAAATTTCTCTGTATAGCCTAGTTCTCGATTTTTCATAGCATCAATTAGTTTAGGCATAATATTTTCTATTTTTTTTAAATTTTCGCTTTTATTCTCTACCCTTTTTATCTCTTGAAAGGCTATTTCTTCAAAAAACTTTATTGTTTTATTCTCTTTTCCTTCCTCTTTTTCTAAAATTTCCTCTATATTCAAATTTATAATATTTACTATATTTCCAATATTATGTATAACTCCTGCTGTTACCTCTAATAGCCCTCTATTATAAGCATTTTCTACCATATCATTTTGTTGTTCTCTAATTTTAATATTTGCATCTTCTAATTTTTTCGTTCTATCTTTTACTTTTAATTCCAATTCTTTTGCATATCCTTCTATTCTTTTTTGTAATTTTTTTAATTCTGTAATATCCTTTACAACTATTTGAGCTATTTTTTCATTTTTATTTACTAAACTAGCAGATAAAATAATATATTTATCATTTTCTAATTCAATATCATAATTGTAAACAGGTTCATTTATTTTTATTTTTTCTCTTATTTTATTCATAGCATCTAATGTTATTAAGGTTAATATATTTAATTTTATTACATCTATAGTTTTTAGGTCAAATATACTAAGAAATTCTCTGTTAAACTCTTTTATTTCACCAGTTTGATAATTGAATATTACCATACCAACTGGAGAATAATTAAAGAGATTTCTATATTTATTTTCAGACTCTTCTAATTCTTTTAATGTTTCGGTTAAAGTATCATTTATAGCTGACATCTCATTATATGCAGCTTCTAATTCATCTGATTTTTCTTTTATCTCTTTTTTTGATTTTTCATTTTTTTCATTTTCTTCCTTTAATGAATTTGTCATTTTATTAAAATAAATTTCTAACTCTCTAAATTCATCTTTTCTTTTTAAGTCTATTCTATATGATAATACCCCATCTGATACTTTTT is a window from the Haliovirga abyssi genome containing:
- a CDS encoding ATP-binding protein, which encodes MKIKKKLTIYSMISGLITFLILWTFVYSGLEKEKLKELNKEIEISNHVVKDLIVSPVWDYDFDLLYTSLSKFLENSYISKIIVKNIDDNIILDLEKSNSIHKKYNLKLEKNGEKIGEVEICYNKTKVENDMKDIKYKINILLLLVMILFIIFNYVEYNYFLKPLSIFREGFKKVSDGVLSYRIDLKRKDEFRELEIYFNKMTNSLKEENEKNEKSKKEIKEKSDELEAAYNEMSAINDTLTETLKELEESENKYRNLFNYSPVGMVIFNYQTGEIKEFNREFLSIFDLKTIDVIKLNILTLITLDAMNKIREKIKINEPVYNYDIELENDKYIILSASLVNKNEKIAQIVVKDITELKKLQKRIEGYAKELELKVKDRTKKLEDANIKIREQQNDMVENAYNRGLLEVTAGVIHNIGNIVNIINLNIEEILEKEEGKENKTIKFFEEIAFQEIKRVENKSENLKKIENIMPKLIDAMKNRELGYTEKFKFLYKKINHLKDIIHLQQNFIGELGTEDYNNMNEILDEVLELYESSIEKRKIKIKFNKGDVPDLLSDKGQLIQIYSNFIKNSYESIEEKGIENGEITITTYFENDNIIVKLKDNGLGIKKEDKDKLFTFGFSTKKKAGKGNGFGLHNTKMILDKYMCDIDINSEYGEFMEFILKIPIKKTDKKR